CCACGCCGCGTGGTGTACTCAGTGTCTCCGGGCTCGCCCTCTACGGTGTGACGGCCTCTGAAGCTGAATTGCCGTTGCCGCCCACCAGCGTGATTGCGCCGTCGGACTACCGATCCTTCGAGCAGGCCATGCGGGCGCGGGTGCTCGCTCCTGACACGCTGAGCCTGGTGCACTATCAGCACTATCAGGCCTATCAGGCCTCCGCACGCGTGCTGTCCGTGCTGTTGACCGTCCCCGCCAGTGCGGGGGCCTACCGCGCGCAGCATCCCTGGGTGGCGGGACAGCTGCGCCGAATCGAGGAGCAGCTCGGTGTTTCGCTGCACGGCGAGTTGAGCACGGCCCTGCGGATCTCACCCGCCGATCTTGCCGTGGGAGGGGCAACAGGAGGCGCCATTTACGGTCGGGTGTTCGCGCCGTGGCGCGCCGGTCCCCTGCATCCCCAGCGCTACCGTCTGGGTGCGCGGCTGTGGCAGGTCGGCACAGGCGTTCACCCTGGAGGTGGGTTGCCGGGCGTGCTGGGCAGCGCGTTGATCGTCGATGAGCTGCTCCAGCAGCACCACGCACCCTGAGAGTCCTCCGACACCAGACTCACTGCATCTGCACCATGGGCAGGGATTCATGTGGCAGGGCTCTCCAGGAACGCACCTCACCCACGTGCAGCGTGACAAAGCGTTCCAGGGCTTTCCAGAGACTGGCGCGTGCCTCCACTGCCAGGGGAGAGACCATCAGCATGCGCACTGTCGAGCGGGGTAGGCTGCGCAGAAACTCCACGCCTTCTGGCGGTAGTGCAGGCAACTCGGCACAGGCAGCGCACACCAGGTGCCCGCTGAGGGGGTCCGGGTGGCGGGGGTTGGGGGCTCCACAGCGTGCGCAAGAGGCAGCGCGCGGTACGAAGCCGGCCAGGATCAGCAGTTTGTAGCTCATGACCAGCGCGACCCACTCGGGGTCGGTGTGGTGACTCAGGCCGCGCAGGGCGCCGGAAAACAGCTCAAAGGCCTGCTCGCTGTGCTCACCTTCCTGAACGAGCGCGTCGGCCAGCTCGGCCAGCAGGTGAACGTAGGCGTAACACTGCGGGCCGGCGAGGCGCGGCAGGGCCCCTTCCAGCACGATCTGCTGAATGGTCGGCAGATCGTTTCTCGGGGTGGTGTAAATCTGCAGGGTCAGGTGCTGAAACAAGTTGAGCTTGCTGCGCAGCGCGCCTCGCGCGCCGCCACGGGCAATGGCGCGCAGTTTTCCTTGCGGCGTGAGCATCGTCAGAATGACGTCCCCGGCAGGCGTGACATACCGCCTCAGGACGATTCCGCTGCGGTTGGCATGGCGGGAAGACACA
The Deinococcus peraridilitoris DSM 19664 genome window above contains:
- the recO gene encoding DNA repair protein RecO — its product is MSSRHANRSGIVLRRYVTPAGDVILTMLTPQGKLRAIARGGARGALRSKLNLFQHLTLQIYTTPRNDLPTIQQIVLEGALPRLAGPQCYAYVHLLAELADALVQEGEHSEQAFELFSGALRGLSHHTDPEWVALVMSYKLLILAGFVPRAASCARCGAPNPRHPDPLSGHLVCAACAELPALPPEGVEFLRSLPRSTVRMLMVSPLAVEARASLWKALERFVTLHVGEVRSWRALPHESLPMVQMQ